A genomic region of Leptolyngbya sp. NIES-2104 contains the following coding sequences:
- a CDS encoding recombinase family protein, which produces MKVIAYLYSDPLLEETLDITHLEVDCVYQDFSSDRIQLRQLISENESVQLQIRRLEELGDSIAEIHDRLFQLESLNIEVITTESGELSANTLQQLQELQHNQKSKKIRQGHARNRIKTLAPPGKAPYGYRRSRNRYILDRSTAPVVKEFFDHFLLYGSLRGAVRFLEKKYAKKISVSTGQRWLTSSVYRGDLDYQTGETIPDTHPAILSRDEAAQIDRLLRRNRRLPARTASAPRSLAGLVACGECQSGMTITRVTSRKKGKKEYLYLRPMQCRKQCKSIAYEEILQGTIDKICEDLPRAVSEVGTPDIDAIKSNLQNAIAQKQSVLEQIPPLIESGILDTETADLRSYRLRSEIAELQTKLSQLPPVNLKAIAQTVSIPQFWLDLSEAERRFYFREFIRQIELIHTETGWELKLNFIF; this is translated from the coding sequence ATGAAAGTGATTGCTTATCTCTACAGCGATCCATTGCTAGAAGAAACGCTAGATATAACACATTTGGAAGTCGATTGCGTTTATCAGGATTTCTCAAGCGATCGCATTCAATTACGGCAATTAATCAGCGAAAATGAATCAGTTCAATTGCAGATTCGACGATTGGAAGAGTTAGGAGATTCGATCGCAGAAATTCACGATCGCTTATTTCAATTAGAATCTCTCAACATTGAAGTGATTACAACTGAATCAGGAGAATTATCAGCAAACACACTACAGCAATTACAAGAATTACAACACAATCAGAAAAGTAAAAAAATTCGTCAAGGTCACGCTCGAAATCGAATTAAAACGCTGGCTCCACCGGGAAAAGCTCCCTACGGATACCGGCGCAGTCGAAATCGATATATTCTCGATCGCTCAACCGCTCCTGTTGTCAAAGAATTCTTCGATCATTTTCTGCTGTACGGTTCTCTACGGGGTGCAGTTCGATTTTTAGAGAAGAAATACGCCAAAAAAATCTCTGTTTCAACGGGTCAACGCTGGCTCACTAGTTCCGTGTATCGGGGCGATTTGGACTATCAAACAGGCGAAACAATTCCTGATACGCATCCAGCGATTTTGTCGCGGGACGAAGCCGCTCAAATCGATCGATTACTGCGTCGCAATCGTCGCTTACCTGCTCGAACGGCGAGCGCTCCTCGATCGCTTGCGGGTTTAGTTGCCTGTGGTGAATGTCAGTCGGGCATGACGATTACACGAGTGACATCCCGAAAGAAAGGCAAAAAAGAATACTTGTACCTACGTCCGATGCAATGCCGGAAACAATGTAAATCGATCGCTTACGAAGAGATTTTACAAGGCACGATCGATAAAATTTGCGAAGACTTACCGCGTGCCGTTTCAGAAGTTGGAACGCCGGATATTGACGCGATTAAATCAAATTTGCAAAACGCGATCGCACAAAAACAATCCGTCTTAGAACAAATTCCACCATTGATCGAATCTGGAATTCTAGACACAGAAACGGCAGATCTGCGATCGTACAGACTCCGGAGTGAAATAGCAGAACTGCAAACCAAATTATCTCAACTGCCGCCCGTCAATCTGAAAGCGATCGCTCAAACCGTTTCGATTCCGCAATTTTGGCTCGATTTATCCGAAGCAGAACGCCGATTCTACTTTCGAGAATTTATTCGCCAAATCGAGCTAATTCACACCGAAACCGGATGGGAATTGAAATTGAACTTTATTTTCTGA
- a CDS encoding VOC family protein, protein MMQLTQFLHVAIVVSDLEKSEHFYGTVLGLQKIDRILKFPGAWYEVGSFQIHLIADSAQSSDIQNEQKWGRNRHLAFSVASLEDAKQQLITHNCEFQLSASGRAALFVRDPDSNIIELGEA, encoded by the coding sequence ATGATGCAACTTACGCAGTTTTTACACGTCGCGATCGTGGTTTCTGATCTGGAGAAATCCGAGCATTTTTATGGAACAGTATTAGGATTGCAAAAGATCGATCGCATTTTGAAATTTCCTGGTGCTTGGTACGAAGTTGGATCATTTCAGATTCATTTAATCGCTGATTCTGCTCAATCTTCGGACATTCAGAATGAACAAAAATGGGGAAGAAATCGCCATCTCGCTTTTTCTGTCGCCAGTTTGGAGGACGCAAAACAGCAATTAATCACACACAACTGTGAATTTCAACTGAGCGCATCGGGTCGGGCAGCGTTATTTGTGAGAGATCCAGATAGCAATATTATCGAGCTAGGAGAAGCTTAA
- the dapB gene encoding 4-hydroxy-tetrahydrodipicolinate reductase produces MAGKIPVVVNGATGKMGREIIKAVSQSPDMNLIGALARNPDYQGQDIGEIIGCGALEVPVTNEYEPMMAMLSQEKELGVVVDVTHPDAVYGNVRSAIAYGVRPVVGTTGLSAGQIRDLAEFADKASTGCLIVPNFSIGVVLMQQAAIQASQYFDHVEIIELHHNQKADAPSGTAVQTAQMLAEMGKTYNDAIVSETEKITGARGALAEEGIRIHSVRLPGLVAHQEIIFGAQGQIYTLRHDATDRTCYMPGVLLSIRKVIPLKSLVYGLEKIL; encoded by the coding sequence ATGGCAGGGAAAATTCCAGTCGTGGTCAATGGTGCGACGGGCAAAATGGGGCGCGAAATTATTAAAGCCGTGTCCCAGTCGCCGGATATGAATCTGATCGGAGCGCTTGCGAGAAATCCCGATTATCAGGGACAGGACATTGGCGAAATTATCGGCTGCGGTGCGCTCGAAGTGCCTGTGACAAATGAGTATGAGCCGATGATGGCAATGCTGTCTCAGGAAAAAGAATTGGGTGTAGTGGTGGATGTGACGCACCCGGACGCGGTTTATGGCAATGTTCGTTCTGCGATCGCATACGGGGTTCGTCCAGTCGTGGGCACAACCGGATTAAGTGCAGGACAAATTCGAGATTTAGCCGAGTTTGCGGATAAAGCCAGTACCGGATGTTTGATTGTGCCAAATTTCTCGATCGGGGTTGTGCTGATGCAGCAAGCCGCGATTCAAGCTTCACAATATTTTGATCACGTTGAAATTATTGAACTGCATCACAATCAGAAAGCGGACGCACCGAGTGGGACAGCGGTACAAACGGCGCAGATGTTAGCGGAAATGGGTAAGACGTACAACGACGCGATCGTCTCTGAAACCGAGAAAATTACGGGAGCGAGAGGCGCACTGGCTGAAGAAGGAATTCGGATTCACAGCGTTCGACTGCCGGGACTCGTCGCGCATCAAGAGATTATTTTCGGGGCACAAGGACAAATTTACACGTTGCGGCATGATGCGACCGATCGCACTTGTTATATGCCCGGAGTGTTGCTCTCGATTCGGAAGGTGATTCCGTTAAAATCGCTGGTGTACGGGTTGGAAAAGATTCTCTAA
- the bchI gene encoding magnesium chelatase ATPase subunit I has product MTFTTQPTSQNGRSTAAPARRRAVFPFTAIVGQEEMKLALLLNIIDPKIGGVMIMGDRGTGKSTTIRALADLLPEIDVVADDPFNSHPNDPELMGDSVRQLIEQNADVPVVKKKVMMVDLPLGATEDRVCGTIDIEKALSEGVKAFEPGLLAKANRGILYVDEVNLLDDHLVDVLLDSAASGWNTVEREGISIRHPARFVLVGSGNPEEGELRPQLLDRFGMHAEIRTVKEPVLRVQIVEQRTEFDQDPVPFLEKYEPQQNDLQRQIVEAQERLKGIAIDYDLRVKISQMCSELDVDGLRGDIVTNRAAKALAALEGRTEVTVDEIRRIAPLCLRHRLRKDPMESIDSGYKVEKVFDQVFGIAE; this is encoded by the coding sequence GTGACCTTTACGACACAACCCACATCACAAAACGGACGATCGACCGCCGCACCCGCTCGGCGACGTGCAGTCTTTCCTTTTACTGCGATCGTTGGACAAGAAGAAATGAAATTGGCGCTTTTGCTCAATATCATCGACCCCAAAATCGGCGGCGTGATGATCATGGGCGATCGCGGAACTGGAAAATCAACCACGATTCGAGCTTTAGCAGATTTGCTGCCAGAAATCGATGTCGTTGCTGATGATCCGTTTAACAGTCATCCGAATGATCCTGAATTGATGGGCGATTCAGTCCGCCAACTGATCGAGCAAAATGCAGATGTGCCCGTCGTGAAGAAAAAGGTGATGATGGTCGATTTGCCGTTGGGTGCGACCGAAGATCGGGTGTGCGGCACGATCGATATTGAAAAAGCCTTGTCCGAAGGGGTGAAAGCGTTTGAACCCGGACTGTTGGCAAAAGCGAATCGCGGCATCCTCTACGTCGATGAAGTGAACCTGCTCGATGATCACTTAGTCGATGTCCTGCTTGATTCTGCGGCTTCTGGTTGGAATACAGTCGAGCGTGAAGGCATTTCGATTCGACATCCGGCAAGATTCGTGTTAGTTGGATCAGGCAACCCAGAAGAAGGTGAACTTCGACCGCAATTGCTCGATCGATTCGGCATGCACGCTGAAATTCGCACCGTGAAAGAGCCTGTCCTGCGGGTTCAAATCGTGGAACAGCGTACCGAATTCGATCAAGATCCAGTGCCGTTCTTAGAGAAATATGAACCGCAGCAGAACGATTTGCAGCGTCAGATTGTAGAGGCTCAAGAGCGATTGAAGGGAATTGCGATCGACTATGATCTGCGCGTCAAAATCTCGCAAATGTGTTCTGAACTCGATGTCGATGGCTTGCGCGGCGACATTGTGACGAATCGAGCGGCGAAAGCGTTAGCAGCTCTAGAAGGTCGTACGGAAGTAACAGTGGATGAGATTCGGCGAATTGCTCCCCTGTGCTTACGTCACCGATTGCGGAAAGATCCGATGGAATCGATCGATTCAGGCTACAAGGTGGAAAAGGTCTTCGATCAAGTGTTTGGAATCGCTGAATAA
- a CDS encoding orange carotenoid protein N-terminal domain-containing protein, translated as MPQSASQNVDPSDYLGEGLTSAVEDFNQLSADDKLALLYYVYEKMGDSITPAAPQAAEPELAPILLGNFYNLSHQDQLQVMRDIVNRADTEYSRDYGALKENNQLLVWYAWAVGMGETVVGMPAEYQQSDAIGNFLKRIEAFEFEQQISLLRELASEMGYTEVQAVPSQAETGKTASL; from the coding sequence ATGCCTCAGTCTGCAAGTCAGAACGTCGATCCGTCCGATTATTTGGGCGAAGGTCTTACAAGCGCGGTCGAAGATTTTAATCAGTTGTCTGCTGATGATAAGTTGGCACTACTGTACTACGTTTATGAAAAAATGGGCGACTCGATCACGCCTGCGGCTCCTCAAGCGGCAGAACCGGAACTAGCACCGATTTTGTTGGGCAATTTCTATAACTTGTCGCATCAAGACCAGCTTCAAGTGATGCGCGATATTGTAAATCGGGCAGATACTGAGTACTCTCGCGATTATGGTGCTTTGAAAGAAAACAATCAATTATTGGTTTGGTATGCGTGGGCGGTCGGAATGGGTGAAACAGTGGTCGGAATGCCTGCGGAATATCAACAATCGGATGCGATCGGTAATTTCTTGAAACGGATCGAAGCGTTTGAGTTTGAGCAACAAATTTCGCTGTTGCGCGAGTTGGCAAGCGAAATGGGATACACCGAGGTTCAAGCGGTTCCGTCTCAAGCAGAAACGGGTAAGACTGCAAGCTTATAA
- the nrdR gene encoding transcriptional regulator NrdR produces MRCPACHNLENRVLESRAAEGGQSVRRRRECLKCNHRFTTYERVEFAPLVVVKENGNREGFDREKLVRSLTRICERTAIGTVQVETVVSAIEAILQQRTNREVSSSEISELVLRELQPLSEAACIRYASAYCEFENITEFLATLARVSSDPADPSNSIEFAVAQLRSLN; encoded by the coding sequence ATGCGTTGTCCTGCTTGTCATAATCTGGAAAACCGAGTGCTAGAGTCGCGGGCTGCTGAGGGCGGTCAAAGTGTGCGGCGACGGCGAGAATGTCTCAAGTGTAATCATCGGTTTACGACCTATGAGCGGGTGGAATTTGCGCCGCTTGTGGTGGTGAAGGAAAATGGCAACCGAGAAGGATTCGATCGAGAAAAACTCGTACGATCACTGACCCGAATTTGCGAACGAACTGCGATCGGGACAGTTCAGGTTGAGACGGTGGTGAGCGCGATCGAGGCAATTCTGCAACAGCGAACGAATCGAGAGGTTTCGAGCAGCGAAATTAGTGAATTGGTACTGCGGGAGTTGCAGCCGTTGAGTGAAGCGGCTTGTATTCGGTATGCTTCAGCGTATTGTGAATTTGAGAATATTACGGAATTTTTGGCGACGTTAGCGCGAGTGAGTTCTGATCCGGCAGATCCCTCAAATTCGATCGAGTTTGCCGTGGCACAATTGCGATCGCTAAACTAG